From a region of the Panicum virgatum strain AP13 chromosome 2K, P.virgatum_v5, whole genome shotgun sequence genome:
- the LOC120675126 gene encoding pentatricopeptide repeat-containing protein At2g37320-like: MPSHLISHLDNRAVQPALAASRLVVVKFCTSSALERSGKQGRGNIHNALRVLDLVPTKQHYGEKEVPSHHRLINDCMSDILGVQSKWNIVLKRKEDFINSSSNQSRPKGRNVVSSSISVCPSITRLTKDVLVQIVELHRRGGISSDASILASALSACADRKTLTGGSQLQALLVKVGYDSVLVGSSLISFYSRCGHLENAHRVFQSMTAKNTVSWTALISGYAQDNQVEPCLHLFALMRQSMCKQNDVTFATIFRVCTNHAFLALGKSVQGLQMKMGFDSYVHVSNALISMYAKCGSIVEAQAIFESIACKDVVSWNSMIFGYSQHGHAEHCLDLLKEMEGHIMPDAISFLDVLSSCRHACLVTEGRRCFRAMIEHGIKPELDHYSCMVDLLGRAGLLDEAWDLIQTMSMPPNGVIWSSLLASCRLHGSVLIGIQAAEHRLKLEPGCAATHVQLANLYASIGCWSDVARVRKVMKERGLKTNIGCSWIEVGNKVYTFTAENRSKGQVNDVLAILDCLQSHMDHKYDVLIDGLDWDDPERIMLNFNNI, from the coding sequence ATGCCCAGTCATCTCATCTCCCATTTGGACAACCGTGCTGTTCAGCCAGCATTGGCGGCAAGTCGTCTAGTCGTTGTGAAATTTTGTACATCCTCAGCACTTGAGAGATCAGGAAAGCAAGGGCGTGGCAACATTCACAATGCATTGAGGGTCTTGGACCTTGTTCCAACCAAGCAACATTATGGCGAAAAGGAAGTTCCATCCCATCACCGCCTTATCAATGATTGTATGTCTGACATCCTGGGAGTTCAATCAAAATGGAATATTGTGCTTAAGAGAAAAGAAGACTTCATTAACTCAAGCTCAAATCAATCACGACCTAAAGGCCGTAATGTTGTCTCAAGTAGTATCTCAGTTTGCCCTTCCATTACTAGACTCACAAAGGATGTGCTTGTGCAGATAGTGGAGCTGCATAGGAGAGGGGGCATCAGTTCAGATGCATCTATTTTGGCATCTGCGCTGAGTGCCTGTGCTGATAGGAAAACTCTTACTGGAGGTTCACAGCTTCAGGCTTTACTAGTGAAAGTAGGATATGACTCTGTCCTCGTTGGCAGCTCACTGATCAGCTTTTATTCAAGATGTGGCCACTTGGAAAATGCTCACCGGGTTTTCCAGAGCATGACAGCGAAAAATACAGTGTCATGGACAGCGCTTATTTCTGGTTATGCCCAGGATAATCAGGTGGAGCCATGTCTCCATTTATTTGCACTGATGAGGCAGTCAATGTGCAAGCAAAATGATGTCACATTTGCAACTATATTCAGAGTGTGCACTAACCATGCATTTCTTGCACTTGGTAAAAGTGTTCAAGGCCTACAAATGAAAATGGGTTTCGATTCTTATGTGCATGTATCCAACGCATTGATATCAATGTATGCGAAGTGTGGGAGTATTGTTGAAGCTCAAGCCATATTTGAGAGCATTGCCTGCAAAGATGTTGTCTCTTGGAACTCcatgatttttggatattcacAGCATGGACATGCTGAGCATTGCCTAGACTTGCTGAAAGAAATGGAAGGGCACATAATGCCGGATGCGATATCCTTCCTAGATGTGCTTTCGTCATGCCGTCATGCATGCCTTGTAACGGAAGGCCGACGCTGCTTCAGGGCAATGATTGAACATGGAATAAAACCGGAGCTGGATCATTACTCATGTATGGTTGATCTCCTTGGCCGTGCAGGGCTGCTGGATGAAGCTTGGGATCTGATCCAGACTATGTCCATGCCTCCAAATGGTGTCATATGGAGCTCCCTGCTAGCTTCCTGTAGGCTGCACGGAAGCGTTTTGATTGGCATACAGGCTGCAGAGCACCGTCTCAAGCTTGAACCTGGTTGTGCCGCAACTCATGTGCAGCTAGCGAATTTGTATGCAAGCATTGGCTGCTGGAGTGATGTGGCAAGAGTAAGAAAGGTGATGAAGGAGAGAGGGCTGAAAACGAACATTGGGTGCAGTTGGATAGAAGTTGGCAATAAAGTTTATACTTTTACAGCAGAAAACAGATCAAAGGGCCAGGTCAACGATGTTCTGGCTATTCTTGATTGCTTGCAGTCCCATATGGATCACAAGTATGATGTATTGATTGATGGTCTGGATTGGGATGATCCTGAGCGTATCATGCTGAACTTTAACAATATATAA